A region of Oryctolagus cuniculus chromosome 3, mOryCun1.1, whole genome shotgun sequence DNA encodes the following proteins:
- the LOC138849194 gene encoding large ribosomal subunit protein eL21-like, whose translation MTNTKGKRRGTRYMFSRPFRKHGVVPLATYMRIYKKGDIVDIKGMGTVQKGMPHKCYHGKTGRVYNVTQHAVGIVVNKQVKGKIFAKRINVRIEHIKHSKSRDSFLKRVKENDQKKKEAKEKGTWVQLKRQPAPPREAHFVRTNGKEPELLEPIPYEFMA comes from the coding sequence ATGACgaacacaaagggaaagaggCGAGGTACCCGGTACATGTTCTCCAGGCCTTTCAGAAAACATGGAGTTGTTCCTTTGGCCACATACATGCGCATTTACAAGAAAGGTGACATTGTGGACATCAAGGGAATGGGTACTGTTCAAAAAGGAATGCCCCATAAATGTTACCATGGAAAAACTGGAAGAGTCTACAATGTTACCCAGCATGCTGTTGGCATTGTTGTAAACAAACAAGTGAAGGGCAAGATTTTTGCCAAGAGAATAAATGTGCGTATTGAACACATTAAGCACTCTAAGAGCCGAGATAGCTTCTTGAAACGtgtgaaggaaaatgatcagaagaagaaggaagccaaagagaagggtacctgggttcaactaaagcgtcagcctgctccacccagagaagcccactttgtcagaaccaatggaaaggagccTGAGTTGCTGGAACCCATTCCTTATGAATTCATGGCATGA